The sequence CACGACCTCCTTCTGCGTCTGGAGGCTCTTCTCCGTGATGGCGTCCAGCAGGAAGCCCATGCGGTCGCTCTCCAACCACAGCGCCGTCTCCAGCAGGTTGCTGGGCACGGTCTCGTAGTAGTTGGTGCGGTCGAAGCTGGTGGTGCCGTTGAGGTCCGTGGCGCCCGCCTGCTCCAGCAGGCCGATGTGCACGTCGTCCGGCACGTGCTTGGAGCCCTGGAACATCATGTGCTCGAAGAGGTGCGCGAACCCGGTGCGGCCCGGCTGCTCGTCGTAGGCGCCCACGTGGTACCAGACGTTGACGGCCACCACGGGCAGCTTGCGGTCCACGGAGAGGATGACCTCCATGCCGTTGGGCAGCGTGTACTTCTCATACGGGATGGCCAGGTTTTCGCGGCCGGGCTCCAGCGGCTTCGCCTCGGGGGTCTGCGCGAGCGCCGGAAGCCCCACGAACAGGGCCGCTGCGGCGAGGGCCTTCAATCGGGACAAGGTTCCTCCACGGTTCAGGTCGGTCTCTCGCGCGCTTAGCACGCGCCCCGGAGCCTGTAAGCCGGAAGGCGACCGGGTGGGCGTCAGGGTGCCGTGTGTTGCTCGCCGTGCGACACTGCGGACATGAGCCTGGAGGTGCCCGCTTCCCAGCAGGTCCGTTGTGCCGTCCACCCGGAGCAGCCCGCGGGCGCCACCTGTACCCGCTGCGGGACCTTCCTCTGCGCGGACTGCGCCACGTCCGTGCCGGGCCTGGGCGTGCGGCTGTACTGCCAGGCCTGCGCGGCGCGCCCGGACGTGAACTACCTGGAGGCCCTGCGCCAGCGCTACTGGGGCAAGCGGGATGAATGGGCGTGGTTGGTGGCCGGCGTGACGCTGCTGCTCTGCGTGGGCGTGGCCGCCGCGCTGGCGCAGTGGGGGCTGCGCGCGACGCGGCAGTCGCTGTTCGCGCTGGTGCTGCTCGTCCCCGTGCCGGTGGGCGTGGCCTTCTTCCTGGGGCAGCGCTGGGCGCGGCACGCGCTGGTGCCCACGCCGCTGGTGATGGCGGTGGCCGCGGACGCGCTGGAGCGCGACGGCCGCTTCCTCTTCTTCCTGTGCGCCATCCCCGGCCTGCTCATCGCGCTGCGCATCCACCGCGACGTGCGCAACCAGCTCTTCTTCCGGCTGCCGGTGTCGTCCGGAGCGCTGAAGCTGTTGTGGGAGCTGCGCTTCAACAACCCGCTGGCGCGTCAGGCCGTGCACTTCGGCTTCGGCGCGGTGTTCATGCCGCTGCTCTCACCCATCGCGGTGATTTGCGGCGTGGTGGCGCTGACGCGCGTGGACCTGAAGGCCACTCCGCCCATCGGCCGCCGGGGACAAGCCATCACCGGCATCGTCCTGGGGCTTGTCAGCCCGGCGGTCTGGGGGTTCTTCCTGGTGCCGATGCTGGACCGGTGGCTGTCCTCGATGGTCTACAAGTAGGGACGGCGGTCAGAAGGAACGGGTCTGCAGCTTGACCTGGGTGCGGATGGCGTCGCGCGCCCGGTCTCCGGCGCCCTGGCACTCGCCGCCCACCTCGTCCAGGCTCCGCTTGGGCCCCGGCCGGGGCCAGTCTCCGTTCTCGTAGCACGCGGACAGGGGCAGCTCCTTCAGCCAGGCATCCTGGTCGAACATCACGCGCAGCGAGCCACCCTCCTCCAGCGTGAGGTCGGAGGCGGCCTCGAAGGACATGGCCGTGCCTTCCGGCAGGTCCAGGTCCATGCCCCAGGCCGCGTCTCCGGCGTGGACGGTCTGGGCCGTGAAGCCGTTCTTCCCCAACACGAAGGCGATCCGCCGGTAGGTCCCGGGAGGGAGCTCCATCACGGCGCCGGAGGCTTCCCCGGACGGCAGGTTGATGCCGAACGGACCCGCGAGCGTCACCGTGGCCGGGGAACCTTCGGACTGCACACACCCGGTGCCTTCAGGGAGCCGGGCGCGCACGTCATCGCAGCCGAGCCCTCCCGCCAATTCCAGACGGATGTCGGACACCCGGACGCTCGCGTCCACCAGATGGAAGCGCATGCCATCGCCCGACTTGATGTCCGGAGGCGTGGGCGGGGACGTCATGGCCCGGACGCTGGAGGCCGGAGCCATCCCGGAAGACGCGCCCAGCAGGTTCGCGTCCAGCGAGAAGATGAGCCGGGTATGGGTTCCGGTGTTACAGCCGGACAGTCCCAGGGTCATCAAAGACAGACACAGCCAACGGGAAGTCATGGACATGGGATTACCGGGGGGATGCGAGGGACAGCTTGGGGCTGGCTTCGATGTTGTGTTTCACGCGTTCCGCGGCGCCTTCGCACGCACCCTCCCCTGTCTCTCCAGGCGCAGCGTGGTGCCGGCCCGAGGCCGGAAGTACGCAACCAGGGAATGGGGGCATGTCGGAAGCAACGCGTCAGGGGGAGCGCTTCCGGCCGGGCGTCCCGATGCGCAGGCCCCGAAGGGCTCGCGAAGCCGCAGCATGCCCCAGCGCCGGGAAAAGAGAACAGCCCTTCCCTGCCCGGGGCATCCATGGAGAGACATTTCACACGGCCGTCATGGACGGGGAGTCAGTCCCATCACGCCGCTGGCTTCGATGTCTCCGCGCAGCCGCTCCGCCGCACCCGCGCAGGCGCCCTGGCCTGTCTCCAGCCGCAGCAGGTCCCCCGAGAAGGTCAGGTCGCCGGACTCCAGACACGCCGCCACGGGTGTTTCCGCGAGCCAGGAGTCCACGAGCAGCCAGCCCTGGAGGCCGGAGCCATCCCCCGCCGAGGCGAAGTCCAGCGGGCCTCGGGGCTCGAAGCGGAGGACCGCGTCGGACTGGAAGTCCACCTCCAGCACCCGGGGCCGTCCCTGCCAGGTGAAGCTCGATCGGGACCGGAAGCTCGGCTCGGTGGACGTCCCCGGTTCCAGCCGGGCCTCGATGCGGGGATAGACGCCCGGGGGAATGGGAAGGCCTCCTCCCCTGAGGGTCAACCCCCGCCGCAGGTCCAGATCCAAAGGGCCCGCCACGGTCAGCCGGCCCGGCCGTCCCTCCGCCGCGTCCTCGCAGCCCATCACCGGGGACAGTGCGTCCCGGTAGTCAGCGCACCGGATGCCCGGCGGCAATTCCAGACGCACGTCGAACAGGGTGACGAAGGCGCTGTCCACGTGGAACGTGAGGCCGTCCGCCGACTCGAGGAAGTACTCAGGGTCCGGGAGGGGCTCGCGTGCCGCGCGCACGCGGTTCGAGTGGAGGCTGAATGACAGCGCATAAACGTCCGGCCCGTCGCCGCACGCGGAAAGACACAGCAAGGCGGCGGCAAGGCCGGAAGCACGCGAGCATGAAAGAGAGGGCATGGCGAAGAAGCCGCAGCATGCCCGGCACCCGGGGGAATGGACAGACAGTCCCGTGTCATCCGTCCACGCGGTGTCCACGCTGAAGGAGGAACCCCGGCAGGAGAGATGCCATGGCAACACAACGAGTGTGTGACGTGATGACACCGGACGTGGAGGTCGTCCGCTCGTCTGATTCCCTGAGGGTCGCCGCGGAGAAGATGCGCGCCCTGAACGTGGGGCCCATCCCGGTGTGTGATGGCGACCAGCTGGTGGGCATCCTCACGGACCGGGACATCGTGGTCCGCGCGGTGGCCCAGGGGCTGGACGCGGAGCGCACCCAGGTGGCGCAGGCGATGACCCGGGGCGTGGAGTACGTCTTCGACGACGACGACCTCTCCCAGGCGGCCCAGAAGATGAGGGCCTCGCAGATCCGCCGCATCCTGGTGTTGAACCGGAACAAGCGGCTGGTGGGCATCCTCGCGCTGGGGGACATCGCGGAGGAGCTGGGGGACCAGGAGGGTGGCAGGACGCTCGGGGCGGTGTCCGCGCCGTCGCAGCCGGCCCAGCACTGAAGCGGCTACATGCCGCCGAGCTTCGTCTCCAATTCCGACAGGTCGCGGTGCACGGCCGCGTCCGTCTCCCGCAGGCCCTCCACCTTGCGCACGGCGGAGATGACGGTGGAGTGGTCCTTGTTGAAGCGCGAGGCGATCTCCGGGAAGGAGCTCTTCGTCAGCTTCCGGCTCAGGTACATGGCCACCTGGCGCGCGTGCGCGAGCGCCTTGTGGCGCCGGTCCTCCTTCAGCGCCTCCACGGTGACCTTGTAGAAGCGGGCCACTTCGCGCTGGATGGCCTCCACGTCCACGGTGCGCTGCGCGGGCAGGATGTCGCGCAGCACCTGGGACGCGAACTCCTCCGTCACCGGCTGCTTCGTGAGGCTGTGCATCGCGGACAGCTTCACGAGCGCGCCCTCCAGCTCGCGCACGTTCTTCTGCACGTGCTTCGCGATGAAGTGCGCCACGGGGTCCGGCAGGTTGAGGCCTTCCTGTTCCGCCTTCTTCTGGAGGATGGCGACGCGCGTCTCGTAGGTGGGCTCGCGGATGTCCGCCATGAGGCCCATGGCGAAGCGGCTGCGCAGGCGGTCCTCCATGCCGGGCACTTCCGCGGGCACCATGTCGCTGGTGAGCACGATGGCCTTGTTGAGGCCGAAGAGCGTCTCGAAGGTGTAGAAGAACTCCTTCTGCGTCTCCTCGCGCTTGCCCAGGAACTGGATGTCGTCGATGAGCAGCACGTCGCACTCTTCGCGGAACTTCCGGCGGAAGTCCGTCATGCGGTGCTCGCGCACGCTCTCCACGTACTCGTTCGTGAACTGCTCGCTGGAGAGGTAGACGATGCGCTGGGTGGGGTCCTTCTCCCAGATGTGATTGCCCACGGCCTGGAGCAGGTGCGTCTTGCCCAGACCGGTGCCGCCGTAGATGTAGAGCGGGTTGTAGTTGTGGCCCGGCCGGTGGGCCACGGCCTGCGCCGCGGCGGCGGGGAGCTGGTTGCTGTCCGCGACGACGTAGGTGTCGAAGGTGAAGCGCGGGTTGAGCCGCGCGGGCCGCATCGAGTTCACCTTGACGGTGGGCGTGGGCGGCAGGTCCGAGGACGACGGCGGGGGACCGACGACGACCTCATAGGCGACGCGGCCCAGGGACGGCTCCAGCCGGGCGAGGTGCGTCTCCAGCATGGAGCGGTAGTGGTCATCCACCCAGTCGCGGAAGAAGCGGTCGGGCACGCCCAGGACCAGGGCGTTCTCGCGCACCTCCATGGGGCGCATCCGCTCCAGCCAGGTGAGGGCGTAGTGCAGCCCCTCCTGGCGGATGGCTTCCAGCGTGCGGGTCCAGATGACGCCGGCACTGGGCAGCGAAGGCGAAGGGACTTGGGCGAGGGCGTTCACGCGGAGGCTCGAAACGCCCGGGGAGGAAGAGGATCCATGGGCGTTCGGCGGTGCTAACACCCGCTCTCCGGCTGATCAAGGAACCGACCTGTAGCACGGATCAGCGGAGGCGCCCTGGCGGGTGGGGATGATCACCCGCGGTGGATCCGTCCGGTGCGGTCCCCCCACCCGACGCGAGCGCCCGCGCTCGCTGTTGATTTCCGGATGTACGACATGCCCCGCGGGGAGGGGTTGTTGTTCGTTCCGTGAATTCAACCTTGCTGCCAGTACGGCATCACAACGGAGCGGCAATGCGGATGCAGTCGTGGTGGAGCGTGGCGGTGGTGGGTTGTCTCATGGGCTGTGGCGGCGCGCAGGAAGGGGATGCGCCGGAGAGCCCGGTGGAGGCCGGAGCGGCGCAGGTGGCGCCCCTTCCGGAGACGGTGGCCGCGGATCCGTCTGGCGAGGCCGCCGGTGGGGACGCAGCCCCCGCGCCCGCGGCCGCATGTGCTCCCGGGGTGGCGCGGGAGGTGAAGCCGCTGTTCCCCTCCGATCGCGTGCCCGGGTCGCCGCTCTCCCTGGAGCCGATTCCCCTGAACCGGACCGACGTGGCGGGCACGCTCTACTTCACGCTGGATGATGGCTCGGGTGACGCGCTCTGGCGCAGCGACGGGACGGACGCGGGGACCCTGCGGCTGACGCCGGCCCCTGGCACGGGTGCGTCGATCCACCACCTGATGGCGGCCGGCGCGCGGCTGTACTTCGAGGTCTACAGCCCCGACAGCGGATCCCAGGTCTGGCGCAGCGACGGCACCGTGGCGGGAACGCAGCCGGCCCGCGAGCTGCCCGCGTGCGCCGACCACCTCGCCGTCTCCGGCTTCCGGGCGCTGGGCACGGGCGTGTCCTTCTTCAACGCCCCCTGCGCGACGGGGGGCGTGGAGCTGTGGCGCACGGACGGCACGGGCGCGGGCACGGTCCGGCTGAAGGACTTCGGATCCGCCGCGACGCTCGTGGGCGAGGAGCACACGGCCACCGGCCGCCTGTTCTTCCTCCAGGACGGGACGGGCCTCCAGTTGTGGCGCACGGATGGGACGGAGGGCGGCACGGTCCGGACCCACGTCTTCGGCGCCCAGGCCCGTCTGGCGCGGATGTTCAAGGTCGGGGACGCGGCGGTGTTCGTCGTCCAGGACCCCGAGACCGGGACGCGGCTGTGGAGCACGGACGGGTCGGCGGACGGAACGCGCCGGCTGAAGCAACTGGACGCGTCCGCGACGGTGGCGCTGAGCGAGGCCCACGTCGTGGACGCCACGGCGGTGTTCGCGCTCGTGAACGACGGCCCTGGCGCGACGGAGGTCTGGAAGACGGACGGCACGCAGGCGGGCACGGCGAAGCTGGGAGCCTTCGCCAAGGAGGGCAAGCTCCTGGGCATCGCGGGGACGTCCGCCGTCATGCTGTCCAGGACCGAGAACGGGAAGCACCTGGTGCTGCGCGGGCTGGCGCTTTCCGGCGGCGGCAGGACGTTCATGGCCACCCTGGACAACCCCTACGCGCACCTGGAGGGGGGCGTCCTGGACGAGGAGGTCGCACGGGCCGGAGGGAAGATCCTCCTCAAGCAGGCCATCTACGTCCACGGCCCCGCGCCCGTGGAGGTCAGCCTCTGGGTGACGGACGGCACCACGGACGGCACCCGGAAGCTCTCCGCGAAGCTGAGCACGCAGGATGAGTACGGCTCGCCGCTCTACGCGACCGGGACGGGCACCGTGTTCTTCACGAGCTGGACGCCGGACGTGGGCTACGGCCCGTGGGTGACGGACGGCACGCTCGAAGGGACCCGGGCGGTGCCCAACGGCTCGCCAGGGAAGCCCGCGCGGGCCGTGGGCTTCCAGCGGGTGGGGGACCGCGTCTTCTTCGCCGGCTTCCCGGGGGCGCCGGGCTACTCGCTGTGGTCCGCGCCGGTGGATCCGTTCTGCTCCGCCACCCCTACGCCGGATCCAGCTTCATGAGGACTTCGGCCGGATCCTCGTGGGGCACGGTGTGGAAGCCACACTTCTCCAGGACGCGGATCGACCCGCGGTTGTGAGCGGCGACCCACGCATACAGCGGCCGGGTGGGCACGAGCGGTAGGAACTTGGAGAGGGCCCGGGTGGCGACGCCCTGGCCCCAGTGCTCGCGGCCGATCCAATAGGCGACGAGGCGCTGGCCGTCCTGTTCCCAGCTGCCGATGTAGCCCACCACCACGCCGTCCATCACGATGGCGCGGTTGATGTTCGCGGGGCGCAGGACGTTCGTGCGCCAGTGGGTCATGAACGCATCGCGCTCCCGCGATTGAAAGCCGGCCATGCGAGCCGCTTCGGGCTCGCGCTGGTGTTCGAAGAACAGGGGGAGGTCTTCATCCGTGATGTCGCGGAGGATCATCCGGGAGACGCTACTTGAACGGGCGGCGCACCCACCGGCTCCTTGCCCCGTCCCTCCTTTTCCTACATGATCGCCCGGTCCACCCGGCGCAGGGCTGCACGGTCGGCGCTGGTGATCCTTGATTGACTTGTCCAGGAAATAGGGTTACGGACGCCCCCTTTCCAATGTACGGGTCGCGCCGGATGGTCCAGGCGCCGCCTTCAGCTCTCAGGAGTCGTTGTGTCCAAGCGCACGTACCAGCCGTCGAAGATCCGGCGCAACCGCGCCCACGGGTTCCGTAAGCGGAATGCCACCAAGGGCGGTCGTGATGTCCTCAAGCGCCGCCGCGCGAAGGGCCGTAAGCGCCTGGTGGTGTCGTCGTTCAAGAAGTAACTGGACGCACGGACGATGGCCGAGGGAGCGGCGCCGCGGGTGCCTCAGGCAACCGACGAGCGCTTCCCCAAGGCCCTTCGCCTGCTCCAGCGGCGTGAGTTCCTGGAGGTCCAGGAGGGCGGTCAGAAGATTCCGTCCGACTGCCTCCTGGCCCTCGTTCAACGCAACTCCCGGGCGCACTCCCGCGTAGGGCTCACCGTCAGCAGCAAGGTGGGCAACGCGGTGGTGCGCGCACGCCTTCGCAGACTGCTTCGCGAGCTGTTCCGCAAGCAGCGCGGGCAATGGCCCCCCGGTCTCGACGTAGTCCTGGTCGTTCGCTCCTCGGCGAAGGAAGCCTCCTTCGCTCAAGTTTCCCGTGCGTTCGACGGCGTCACCCGTAAGCTGCAACGGCTCTTTCCGGCACCTCGGGTGCCCCCTAAAGAGCCCGCCCCATGAGTCCACTCGCCTTCGTCATCGCCCTGCCCATCCGCTTCTACCGGCGGTTCCTGGGGCCGCTGCTGCCGAAGGCGTGCCGGTTCCACCCCTCGTGCTCCACCTACGCCATGCAGGCGCTGGAGAAGCACGGCGGGGTGAAGGGCAGCGCCCTCACCGTCTGGCGCCTGCTGCGCTGCCAGCCATTCCACCCCGGTGGATTCGACCCCGTCCCCTGACGGGTTGCCTCCGCCCGCCCTCCGGCCGTCCTCCGCCGGCACAGGGAAATCCATGACGAACGACCCGCTGTCGCCCCAGTCCAACGATTCGCAGAAGCGGCTGCTTTTGGCGCTCGCCCTGTCCTTCGCGGCGACCGCCGCCTACACCTTCTTCTTCGCCCCCAAGGGGCCGCCGCCGGGCGCGGAAGGCTCGGATGGCGGCGTCGAGGTCGCCGCCACGCTGGACGCGGGCACCCCGGGCATGGCCGCCGTGCCGCCGCCGGGCGCGGGTGGCGAGGACGCCGGCACCCACGCGGAGGCCCCGCCGCCCCCCGCGCGCACCGTGGAGTTCGCCCGGCCGGAGGTGAAGTACACCTTCTCCTCGGAGGGCGCCGGCCTCACCTCCGCCGTGCTCCAGGGCACGAAGATGCGCGAGCAGCAGTCCCTCACCGTCAAGGAGGGCTTCGAGAAGCTCTTCGGCAAGGACATCCCCCCGCCGCCGCAGATGAACGTGGCGCACCCGGTGCCCGGCCAGCCCCTGCCGCTCGCGGTGACGATTGAAGGCAGCGCCCCGCTGGCGGCGAACACCCGCTACGCGGTGCAGGAGGGCCCCACCGACAACGGCGGCAGCGTGGCGTTCACCGGCCGTCAGGGACCGTGGGAAATCACGAAGACGCTCCAGTGGCCGCGCGAGGGCTTCGAGTTCACCTACACGCTCCAGGTGCGCAACACGTCCGCCCAGGCGCAGACGGGCGAGCTCAAGGTGCACTACGGCCGCGCCATCGACCCGGAGTTCGAGCACGCGCCGTCCTTCTTCGGCGGCGTGGGCAACCTGAGCCGCTCCGCGTGCTGGGTGGAGGACAAGCTCCACAACCTGTCCCCGGGTGACAAGCCGCCCGAGGAGACGCGCGGGCCCATCTCCTTCTTCGGCATCAACCAGCAGTACTTCCTGTCCGCGCTCTACCCGCTGGACGGCGCGCTCAACGGCCACTGCACGCTGACCGCCACGCCCACCGCGCGCGAGGTGTCCGCGGGCTTCCCGCTCAGCGTGGCCCCCGGCCAGGTGGCCACGTTCCGCTTCGGCGGCTACGCGGGCCCGAAGGATCCGGACCTGCTGCGGCTGGTGCCCGGCCCGGAGCTGCGCGGCGTGGCCGGCCTGAACACCACGGCGTTCCACCCGATGCTGGAGGACACGGTCGACTTCGGCATCTGGGCGGTGGTCTGCAAGATTTTGCTCGCCGTCATGAAGTTCTTCCACGGCCTCGTGGGGAACTGGGGTGTCGCCATCATCCTGCTCACCGTGGTGGTGAAGCTGGTGCTGCTGCCGCTCACCTACCGCTCCATGGTCAGCATGGAGGCGGTGAAGGTGCTGCAGCCGAAGATGGATGAGATCCGCAAGAAGTTCGCGGACGACAAGGAGCGCCAGAACCTGGAGATCATGAAGCTGTACCAGGAGGCGAAGGTGAACCCCCTGGGCGGCTGTCTGCCGCTGCTCATCCAGATGCCGGTGTGGATCGCGCTGTTCACGTCGCTGCGCAACAGCTTCGAAATCTACGGCGAGCCCTTCTTCGGCCCCATCTGGCGCGACCTCACCTACAAGGACCCGACGTACATCCTGCCGCTGGCGCTGGGCGTGTCGATGATCATCACGCAGAAGATGCAGCCGCAGATGATGGACGCGGCGCAGGCGCGGATCATGACCTGGGTCATGCCCATCATCTTCACGTTCACGCTGCTCCAGTACCCGGCGGGCCTGTCGCTCTACATCTTCACGAACAACGTGCTCTCCATTGGCCAGCAGTGGGGCCTGCGCAAGTGGCTGGACCGCAAGAAGAACCAGACGGGCGGCGGGACGCCGGCGGTCGTCACCGCCGGGGGAGGCAAACGCAAGTGAGCGGGACACAGGGCGTGGCGGGCGGCGGGGACTTCCGCCCCCGGGTGGAGAAGCTGCTCACGGACATCCTTGGGCTGATGGGGTTCCCGGCGCGGTTGGAGCTGCAGGACGCCACCGACGGCAGCCTGTCCGTGGCGCTCCACTTCGAGTCCGGCGCGCCTCCGGGCGTGGAGCCGGGCAAGCGCAGCCAGGTGCTGGATTCGCTCCAGTTCCTGCTCAACAAGATGATCCACCGCCCTGGCGTGGAGCGCCGCTGGGTGATGCTGGGCGCGGGCGCGCACCCGGAGCCCCGGCCTCGCCGCGAGGCAGGGCAGCAGGCGCAGGCCCCGGCCGCCGCTCCGGCCGCGTCCGTGGCGCAGGTGGCGGCCTCCACGCCCGCGCAGCAGCCCGCCCGGGCCGCGGCGCCTGCTCCGGCCGCGCAGCCGCAGCAGCGCAACGCCCGGGGTGGGCAGCCGGCGCAGCAGGCCGCGAAGCCCGCGCAGCCGCAGGCGGCCGCGAAGGGCGCGGAGGCGGACGAGCGCTCGCTGCAGGTCGAGGAGGATCCGGCGTTCCGGGAGGCCGTCCGCAAGCTCGCGGAGAAGTCCGCCAGCCTGGGCCGCTTCTATGCGTTCGCCGCGATGAAGACTGAGGACCGCGCGCGCGTCCTGAAGGCAGTAGAAGGAGTGGGTGGAGTGAAGGTGGCGGCGGAAGGCGAAGGCCGCAACCGACGCGTGGTGTTCACCCCGGCGAAGCCCGCCCCGATGCCCAAGCGGAGCCTGCTGCCGGACGACGACGAGGACGACGTCGACGCCTGAGCGGGTGCCCCTCGAGGGGGCCCGCTCGGAGCCGCCGGCGGGCGCCTGGGACGAGGAGCGAATGGGTAAGTCGAAGGGACTCAAAGACAAGCTGTACGGCGCGGCGGTGCTGAAGATGAGCTTCCGCCTGCGTGGGGACGAAGAGTCCCCGGCCTTCCGCTTCGTCTACCCGGGCGTGCTGCGCGACCTGGAGGTCGACGACGCCGAGGTGGAGAAGTACATCGAGGAGCACCGCGACGACGTGGAGCGCGCCGCTCGCGGCTCCACCCCGCCGCAGGGGCCCCGGTAGGATTCCGGGGCGGGGGCGCGCGCCCGTCCCCCCTGCCCCGCCATGACGCCTGACTCCGCCACCATCGTTGCCCTGGCCACCGCGCCCGCCGCGGGGGCGGTGGGCATCCTCCGGCTGTCCGGGCCGGCCGCGCTGGAGGTGGCCCGTGGGCTCGCGCCCGGCGTTCCCGTGGCCCCGGCTCCGCGCCATGCGTACCTGGCGTCGTTCGTGGACGCTTCGGGCGCGGTGCTGGATGAAGGCCTGTTCCTCTACTTCCAGGCGCCCCGGTCCTTCACCGGCGAGGACGTGGTGGAGCTGCACGCGCACGGCAGCCCGCGCCTGCTGCGGCTGTTGCTCGCGCGGGCGCTGGAGGACGCGCGTGTCCGTCCCGCGCTTCCGGGGGAGTTCACGCGGCGCGCGTTCCTGCATGGCCGCATCGACCTGACCCGCGCGGAGGCGGTCGCGGACCTGGTGGCCGCGGACTCGGAGGCGGCGGTGCGTGCCGCCGCGGCCGGGCTGTCCGGTGCGCTGGCCGAGCGGATCCGCTCGCTGGAGACGCCGCTGCGCGAGCTGCACGCGGACCTGGAGGGCGTCCTCAACTTCCCCGAGGAGGCGGAGGGCGCGGACGCGGAGGCCGGCTCACGCATTGCCTCGCTGCGCTCCGTCGCGGAGGCGCTGCGCGCGGAGGTGGGCCGTGGACGGCTGGTACGTCAGGGCGCGCGCGTGGCGCTGTACGGTCCGGTGAACGCGGGCAAGTCCACGCTGTTCAACCGGCTGGTGGGCGAGGCTCGCGCGCTGGTGGACGACGAGCCCGGCACCACCCGCGATGCGCTGGAGGCCCGCGTCGAGTGGGACGGCCTGGGCGTCACGCTCTACGACACCGCCGGCCTGCGCGAGGCCCCCGGCCGCGTGGAGGCGCTGGGCATCGCTCGCACGAAGGAGCTGCTCGCGGCCGTGGACCTGGCCGTGCTCGTGCTGCCGCCCGGGACTTCGCGGGACGAGGCCGCGTCATGGACGCGCGAGGCCGGCGACACGCCCGTGCTCGCCGTCACCGGCAAGTGCGACGCGATGACCGGGGCTGGAGCCGAGGCCCTCGTCCCGCCGCGCGTCAGCGGCCTCACGGGGGAAGGCGTGGACGCGCTCCGGACCTCGGTGCTCGCGCGGCTCTGGGGCGGTGGCACTCCCTCCGCGGTGGCCCTGGTCTCCGAGCGCCACGCGGACGCCCTGCGTCGCACCGCCGAGGCGCTGGGCCGCGCGGAAGTGGCGTCCCGCGTGTCCACCCTGGAGGTCCTCTCCGGGGAGGTCGGACTCGCGCTGGAGGCCCTGGGCGAGGTGTCCGGAACGAGCGTTTCCGATGCCCTCCTGGACACCCTTTTCCAGCGTTTCTGCATCGGGAAGTAGTGCCTTCGCGGGCGGCGGTCCGCATGTCAGACCCCTCCCTAGAATGCCTCGCGTTCACCGGCGCTCCCCGAGGATTCATGACGGCACTTCAGCAGCTTCAACCCACCTCCCACTCCCTGCTCTCGGCGCTGCCGTCGGGCTGGGTCGGGGAAATCCTCGATGGCGAGCTGGTGGCCTCGCCCCGCCTCTCCGTGGCGTCCGCGCGCG comes from Corallococcus macrosporus and encodes:
- a CDS encoding B-box zinc finger protein, translated to MSLEVPASQQVRCAVHPEQPAGATCTRCGTFLCADCATSVPGLGVRLYCQACAARPDVNYLEALRQRYWGKRDEWAWLVAGVTLLLCVGVAAALAQWGLRATRQSLFALVLLVPVPVGVAFFLGQRWARHALVPTPLVMAVAADALERDGRFLFFLCAIPGLLIALRIHRDVRNQLFFRLPVSSGALKLLWELRFNNPLARQAVHFGFGAVFMPLLSPIAVICGVVALTRVDLKATPPIGRRGQAITGIVLGLVSPAVWGFFLVPMLDRWLSSMVYK
- a CDS encoding CBS domain-containing protein; the encoded protein is MATQRVCDVMTPDVEVVRSSDSLRVAAEKMRALNVGPIPVCDGDQLVGILTDRDIVVRAVAQGLDAERTQVAQAMTRGVEYVFDDDDLSQAAQKMRASQIRRILVLNRNKRLVGILALGDIAEELGDQEGGRTLGAVSAPSQPAQH
- the dnaA gene encoding chromosomal replication initiator protein DnaA — translated: MNALAQVPSPSLPSAGVIWTRTLEAIRQEGLHYALTWLERMRPMEVRENALVLGVPDRFFRDWVDDHYRSMLETHLARLEPSLGRVAYEVVVGPPPSSSDLPPTPTVKVNSMRPARLNPRFTFDTYVVADSNQLPAAAAQAVAHRPGHNYNPLYIYGGTGLGKTHLLQAVGNHIWEKDPTQRIVYLSSEQFTNEYVESVREHRMTDFRRKFREECDVLLIDDIQFLGKREETQKEFFYTFETLFGLNKAIVLTSDMVPAEVPGMEDRLRSRFAMGLMADIREPTYETRVAILQKKAEQEGLNLPDPVAHFIAKHVQKNVRELEGALVKLSAMHSLTKQPVTEEFASQVLRDILPAQRTVDVEAIQREVARFYKVTVEALKEDRRHKALAHARQVAMYLSRKLTKSSFPEIASRFNKDHSTVISAVRKVEGLRETDAAVHRDLSELETKLGGM
- a CDS encoding GNAT family N-acetyltransferase; the encoded protein is MILRDITDEDLPLFFEHQREPEAARMAGFQSRERDAFMTHWRTNVLRPANINRAIVMDGVVVGYIGSWEQDGQRLVAYWIGREHWGQGVATRALSKFLPLVPTRPLYAWVAAHNRGSIRVLEKCGFHTVPHEDPAEVLMKLDPA
- the rpmH gene encoding 50S ribosomal protein L34, whose product is MSKRTYQPSKIRRNRAHGFRKRNATKGGRDVLKRRRAKGRKRLVVSSFKK
- the rnpA gene encoding ribonuclease P protein component: MAEGAAPRVPQATDERFPKALRLLQRREFLEVQEGGQKIPSDCLLALVQRNSRAHSRVGLTVSSKVGNAVVRARLRRLLRELFRKQRGQWPPGLDVVLVVRSSAKEASFAQVSRAFDGVTRKLQRLFPAPRVPPKEPAP
- the yidD gene encoding membrane protein insertion efficiency factor YidD: MSPLAFVIALPIRFYRRFLGPLLPKACRFHPSCSTYAMQALEKHGGVKGSALTVWRLLRCQPFHPGGFDPVP
- the yidC gene encoding membrane protein insertase YidC produces the protein MTNDPLSPQSNDSQKRLLLALALSFAATAAYTFFFAPKGPPPGAEGSDGGVEVAATLDAGTPGMAAVPPPGAGGEDAGTHAEAPPPPARTVEFARPEVKYTFSSEGAGLTSAVLQGTKMREQQSLTVKEGFEKLFGKDIPPPPQMNVAHPVPGQPLPLAVTIEGSAPLAANTRYAVQEGPTDNGGSVAFTGRQGPWEITKTLQWPREGFEFTYTLQVRNTSAQAQTGELKVHYGRAIDPEFEHAPSFFGGVGNLSRSACWVEDKLHNLSPGDKPPEETRGPISFFGINQQYFLSALYPLDGALNGHCTLTATPTAREVSAGFPLSVAPGQVATFRFGGYAGPKDPDLLRLVPGPELRGVAGLNTTAFHPMLEDTVDFGIWAVVCKILLAVMKFFHGLVGNWGVAIILLTVVVKLVLLPLTYRSMVSMEAVKVLQPKMDEIRKKFADDKERQNLEIMKLYQEAKVNPLGGCLPLLIQMPVWIALFTSLRNSFEIYGEPFFGPIWRDLTYKDPTYILPLALGVSMIITQKMQPQMMDAAQARIMTWVMPIIFTFTLLQYPAGLSLYIFTNNVLSIGQQWGLRKWLDRKKNQTGGGTPAVVTAGGGKRK
- a CDS encoding tRNA modification GTPase, producing the protein MTPDSATIVALATAPAAGAVGILRLSGPAALEVARGLAPGVPVAPAPRHAYLASFVDASGAVLDEGLFLYFQAPRSFTGEDVVELHAHGSPRLLRLLLARALEDARVRPALPGEFTRRAFLHGRIDLTRAEAVADLVAADSEAAVRAAAAGLSGALAERIRSLETPLRELHADLEGVLNFPEEAEGADAEAGSRIASLRSVAEALRAEVGRGRLVRQGARVALYGPVNAGKSTLFNRLVGEARALVDDEPGTTRDALEARVEWDGLGVTLYDTAGLREAPGRVEALGIARTKELLAAVDLAVLVLPPGTSRDEAASWTREAGDTPVLAVTGKCDAMTGAGAEALVPPRVSGLTGEGVDALRTSVLARLWGGGTPSAVALVSERHADALRRTAEALGRAEVASRVSTLEVLSGEVGLALEALGEVSGTSVSDALLDTLFQRFCIGK